In Halorubellus sp. JP-L1, one DNA window encodes the following:
- a CDS encoding NAD(P)-dependent oxidoreductase, with amino-acid sequence MTRLALTGAAGNVGRVLLDAFREEDALDVIPFTHSAHDDMDATRLDVTDPDDVAEKLGAFDVVVHLAGASSPDADWETVSETNVQGTKHVLDAAVENGIDRVVFASSNHAVGTYNAAGDDPETVTLGAQETVPGDAPTAPDSFYGVSKAACENLTRYYAHRHDLEVVNLRIGWYMTENALREATGDDVDPGRDRFARAMWLSARDCADVHRKAATVDLPESPVTVNAVSRNDERFLTVTEAMRLLDYRPRDNAAETLDG; translated from the coding sequence ATGACGCGACTCGCACTCACCGGCGCCGCCGGCAACGTGGGGCGGGTGCTCCTCGACGCGTTCCGCGAGGAGGACGCGCTCGATGTGATACCGTTCACGCACTCCGCGCACGACGACATGGACGCCACGCGTCTGGACGTCACGGACCCCGACGACGTCGCGGAGAAGCTCGGCGCGTTCGACGTCGTCGTCCACCTCGCCGGCGCGTCCTCGCCGGACGCGGACTGGGAGACCGTCTCCGAGACGAACGTCCAGGGCACCAAGCACGTCCTCGACGCCGCCGTCGAGAACGGCATCGACAGGGTCGTGTTCGCGTCCTCGAACCACGCCGTCGGGACGTACAACGCCGCCGGCGACGACCCCGAGACCGTCACGCTCGGCGCACAGGAGACCGTCCCCGGCGACGCACCGACGGCCCCCGACTCGTTCTACGGCGTGAGCAAGGCCGCCTGCGAGAACCTGACGCGATACTACGCGCACCGCCACGACCTCGAAGTCGTCAACCTCCGCATCGGCTGGTACATGACCGAGAACGCCCTCCGCGAGGCGACCGGCGACGACGTCGACCCCGGCCGGGACCGGTTCGCGCGAGCGATGTGGTTGAGCGCACGCGACTGCGCGGACGTCCACCGGAAGGCCGCGACCGTCGACCTCCCCGAGTCGCCGGTGACGGTGAACGCCGTCTCCCGGAACGACGAGCGCTTCCTCACCGTCACCGAGGCGATGCGTCTCCTCGACTATCGACCGCGGGACAACGCCGCGGAGACCCTCGACGGCTGA
- a CDS encoding FAD-dependent oxidoreductase, translating to MRDHDLLVLGGGTGNVVASTAADAGLDVGLVERGPLGGTCLNRGCNPSKQLIHHANVVEIVRSAGGFDVDATLEDVDFASIVEGVTAAVTGEAERKEEAARANENLTFYQTEGRFVDERVVEVDAEDGPGGERLTADDVVLAGGSRPAVPDAIDGTSETDFLTSDDALRLADRPDHLVVVGGGYVAVELAHFFGQMGASVTIVGHGDVLLSREDREIAERLTDAYRERFDLHLGYRATEIGEADGGGDAGEERVVHAETEGGEELSVRGDELLLAVGRKPNADLWNVSAAGIETDDDGYVETDEYLETSTDGVYAIGDVAGNYQFKHSGDKEAEYVVNAVVHDDPEPVEYPGMAHAVFGSPEVASLGQTEDELEDSDGDGGADGNEDEGGDGADREDGDGGADHGYAVGTCAYADTALGAVVDDRGGFAKAIVGDDGEILGCHVVGPDASMLVHEVSTAVAAGADAETVAETIHVHPALSEVVQGAFRDAVDFELSGF from the coding sequence GTGCGAGACCACGATCTGCTCGTCCTGGGCGGCGGCACCGGGAACGTCGTCGCGTCGACCGCGGCCGACGCCGGACTCGACGTCGGGCTCGTCGAACGCGGACCCCTCGGCGGGACGTGCCTCAACCGCGGCTGCAATCCCTCGAAGCAACTGATCCATCACGCGAACGTCGTCGAGATCGTGCGGTCCGCGGGCGGCTTCGACGTCGACGCGACCCTGGAGGACGTCGACTTCGCGTCGATCGTCGAGGGCGTCACGGCGGCCGTCACCGGAGAGGCCGAGCGGAAGGAGGAAGCGGCGAGAGCGAACGAGAACCTGACGTTCTACCAGACCGAGGGCCGGTTCGTCGACGAGCGCGTCGTCGAGGTCGACGCCGAGGACGGCCCCGGCGGCGAGCGACTCACCGCCGACGACGTCGTGCTCGCCGGCGGGTCCCGGCCGGCCGTCCCGGACGCCATCGACGGGACGAGCGAGACCGACTTCCTCACGAGCGACGACGCCCTCAGGCTCGCGGATCGCCCCGACCACCTCGTCGTCGTCGGCGGCGGCTACGTCGCGGTCGAACTCGCTCACTTCTTCGGGCAGATGGGCGCGAGCGTGACGATCGTCGGCCACGGCGACGTCCTCCTCTCGCGCGAGGACCGCGAGATAGCCGAGCGACTCACGGACGCGTACCGCGAGCGGTTCGACCTTCACCTCGGCTATCGAGCGACCGAGATCGGCGAGGCGGACGGCGGAGGCGACGCCGGCGAGGAGCGCGTCGTCCACGCCGAGACCGAGGGCGGCGAGGAGCTCTCGGTGCGCGGCGACGAACTCCTGCTCGCGGTCGGCCGGAAACCGAATGCGGACCTCTGGAACGTCTCCGCGGCCGGCATCGAGACCGACGACGATGGCTACGTCGAGACCGACGAGTACCTGGAGACGTCGACCGACGGCGTCTACGCGATAGGTGACGTCGCGGGGAACTACCAGTTCAAGCACTCCGGCGACAAGGAAGCCGAGTACGTCGTGAACGCGGTCGTCCACGACGACCCCGAACCCGTCGAGTACCCCGGGATGGCCCACGCCGTCTTCGGGTCGCCCGAGGTCGCGAGCCTCGGCCAGACCGAGGACGAGCTCGAAGACAGTGACGGCGATGGCGGCGCCGACGGCAACGAGGACGAGGGCGGCGACGGCGCCGACCGCGAGGACGGCGACGGCGGCGCCGACCACGGGTACGCGGTCGGCACGTGCGCGTACGCCGACACCGCGCTCGGCGCGGTCGTCGACGACCGCGGCGGGTTCGCGAAGGCCATCGTCGGCGACGACGGCGAGATACTCGGCTGTCACGTCGTCGGCCCCGACGCGTCGATGCTCGTGCACGAGGTCTCCACCGCCGTCGCCGCCGGCGCGGACGCCGAGACGGTCGCCGAGACGATCCACGTCCACCCCGCGCTCTCCGAGGTCGTCCAGGGTGCGTTCCGCGACGCCGTCGACTTCGAGCTCTCCGGATTCTGA